CCGACGGCGCCATCATTTCCAAGGAAGGCTTCGGCAATCCAGATGCGGACCTCATGATGAACTGCTCGAAGATCGAGGCCCACGGCATCAAGACGGTCCTTTTGACCGATGAGTTTGCGGGACAGGCGGGAGCCTCCCAGTCCCTGGTCGACACGCACCCGAGCGCCGACGCCATCATCTCCACGGGGAATGCCAACGAGGTGGTGGTCCTGCCGCCCCGGGAAAAAATCATCGGCGATGACAGCGTCATCACGGAGCTTGCGGGCGGATCCAGCAAATGCCGGCTCCCCGACGGCAGCGTTGCCGTCGAACTCCAGGTGCTGATCGGCTCCAACAACCAGCTGGGATACGAGAGAACTACCACGAGGTTCATATAAATGCCCGAAACCCGGCACGGCAAAACATACCGGATCGTTCACTACGTAAACCAGTTCTTCGGCGGTGTGGGCGGCGAAGAGCAGGCATACTGCCAGCCGCTCATAAAAGACGGCCCGCAGGGGCCCGGGCAGCTGCTGAAAAAAATATTCCATGAACAGAACGCCCCGGTCGAAATCGTCGCCACCGTCGTCTGCGGAGACGGCTACTTTGCCGAAAACGAGGAAAGATGCCTCGGGGAGATCATACCGAAGATAGAGGGATACAGCCCGGATCTGGTCGTTGCCGGACCTGCCTTCAACGCGGGAAGATACGGCATGGCCTGCGGTGCCATCTGCGCGGCCCTCAATCAGAGGGGCATTCCCGCCATCACCGCCATGTACAGGGAAAACCCGGGCGTTGACCAGTACCGGCAGTCGGTCTTCATCCTCGAGTGCGCCGACGATGTTTCTGGCATGCAGGATGCCGCCGCGAAAATGGTCCGCCTGGGCATGAAACTTTTAGCCGGCGAGGAGATCGAACTGCCCGCGGCGGAGGGCTGCTTCGAACAGAACCTGAGGAAAAACTATTTCCACGCGGAGCCTGCCTATCAGCGCGCCATTAAAATGCTCCTGCAGAAGATGCGGGGGGAGCCCTTCGAAACGGAATATCCCATCCCCTTTTTCGACCGTGTCGAGCCCCAGCCGGCAATAGCCGACCTGAAAGGGTTGACGGTTGCAATGATCACCTCCGGCGGGATCGTCCCCACCGGGAACCCGGACCACATAGAGAGCTCCAACGCTTCAAAATACGGGAGATATTCCCTTGCGGGAATGGAAAA
This genomic window from Deltaproteobacteria bacterium contains:
- a CDS encoding glycine/betaine/sarcosine/D-proline family reductase selenoprotein B, giving the protein MPETRHGKTYRIVHYVNQFFGGVGGEEQAYCQPLIKDGPQGPGQLLKKIFHEQNAPVEIVATVVCGDGYFAENEERCLGEIIPKIEGYSPDLVVAGPAFNAGRYGMACGAICAALNQRGIPAITAMYRENPGVDQYRQSVFILECADDVSGMQDAAAKMVRLGMKLLAGEEIELPAAEGCFEQNLRKNYFHAEPAYQRAIKMLLQKMRGEPFETEYPIPFFDRVEPQPAIADLKGLTVAMITSGGIVPTGNPDHIESSNASKYGRYSLAGME